The following proteins are co-located in the Manihot esculenta cultivar AM560-2 chromosome 9, M.esculenta_v8, whole genome shotgun sequence genome:
- the LOC110623705 gene encoding zinc finger protein ZAT3 isoform X2 translates to MRKKHTKLIKIEPRLVPSTSSVAVVSKPKYQGKKHDPSAPKITMPCSECGKKFWSWKALYGHMRCHPERLWRGINPPPHYRRTVSPIREMGNVEEAALNSEDNEAAACLLMLANSDGATTLAETECGGGIGGRDGASRSSFHGQEDLNCRFECSSCKKVFGSHQALGGHRASHKNVKGCFALNCEMVEDHNGSGGCGGGSDGGLKENVEDDSVDNKMLMVLGHKCSICLRVFSSGQALGGHKRCHWEKGEETLSSSMNQGGVLATKEEASGLDLNLPAPLEDESSSSYSLDLAVDLRLGL, encoded by the coding sequence ATGCGAAAGAAACATACCAAGTTGATCAAGATTGAACCCAGGTTAGTTCCTTCTACGAGTAGCGTTGCTGTTGTCTCCAAGCCAAAATATCAGGGTAAAAAACATGACCCTTCTGCTCCAAAGATCACCATGCCTTGTAGCGAGTGCGGTAAAAAGTTTTGGTCCTGGAAGGCACTCTATGGCCACATGAGGTGCCATCCTGAGCGTCTATGGCGTGGGATTAATCCACCACCTCATTATCGCAGAACCGTTTCGCCAATTCGAGAGATGGGTAATGTAGAGGAAGCTGCATTGAATTCGGAGGATAATGAGGCGGCTGCGTGTTTGTTGATGTTGGCTAACAGTGACGGTGCAACGACATTGGCCGAGACTGAATGTGGAGGTGGCATTGGCGGTAGGGATGGTGCTAGTCGGAGTAGTTTTCACGGTCAAGAGGATTTGAATTGTCGTTTTGAGTGCTCGAGTTGCAAGAAGGTGTTCGGATCGCACCAGGCATTAGGAGGTCATAGGGCAAGTCACAAGAACGTGAAGGGTTGTTTTGCATTGAATTGTGAGATGGTTGAGGATCATAATGGAAGCGGTGGTTGTGGCGGTGGTAGTGACGGTGGTCTGAAGGAGAATGTGGAGGATGATAGTGTTGATAATAAGATGTTGATGGTGTTAGGGCACAAATGCAGTATCTGTTTGAGGGTGTTCTCGAGTGGGCAGGCACTGGGTGGTCACAAGAGGTGCCATTGGGAGAAAGGGGAGGAAACGTTATCTTCATCAATGAATCAAGGAGGAGTACTTGCGACCAAGGAGGAAGCTTCTGGGTTGGACCTGAACTTGCCTGCTCCACTTGAAGATGAATCATCATCTTCTTATTCATTAGACCTCGCCGTCGATTTGAGATTGGGGCTTTGA
- the LOC110623705 gene encoding zinc finger protein ZAT3 isoform X1 encodes MTNKNTDASLNFNFPSSSSVPAAIPYHHHQKMRKKHTKLIKIEPRLVPSTSSVAVVSKPKYQGKKHDPSAPKITMPCSECGKKFWSWKALYGHMRCHPERLWRGINPPPHYRRTVSPIREMGNVEEAALNSEDNEAAACLLMLANSDGATTLAETECGGGIGGRDGASRSSFHGQEDLNCRFECSSCKKVFGSHQALGGHRASHKNVKGCFALNCEMVEDHNGSGGCGGGSDGGLKENVEDDSVDNKMLMVLGHKCSICLRVFSSGQALGGHKRCHWEKGEETLSSSMNQGGVLATKEEASGLDLNLPAPLEDESSSSYSLDLAVDLRLGL; translated from the coding sequence ATGACCAACAAAAACACTGATGCTTCCCTGAATTTCAATTTCCCATCATCTTCTTCAGTCCCTGCTGCGATTCCATATCACCATCATCAGAAAATGCGAAAGAAACATACCAAGTTGATCAAGATTGAACCCAGGTTAGTTCCTTCTACGAGTAGCGTTGCTGTTGTCTCCAAGCCAAAATATCAGGGTAAAAAACATGACCCTTCTGCTCCAAAGATCACCATGCCTTGTAGCGAGTGCGGTAAAAAGTTTTGGTCCTGGAAGGCACTCTATGGCCACATGAGGTGCCATCCTGAGCGTCTATGGCGTGGGATTAATCCACCACCTCATTATCGCAGAACCGTTTCGCCAATTCGAGAGATGGGTAATGTAGAGGAAGCTGCATTGAATTCGGAGGATAATGAGGCGGCTGCGTGTTTGTTGATGTTGGCTAACAGTGACGGTGCAACGACATTGGCCGAGACTGAATGTGGAGGTGGCATTGGCGGTAGGGATGGTGCTAGTCGGAGTAGTTTTCACGGTCAAGAGGATTTGAATTGTCGTTTTGAGTGCTCGAGTTGCAAGAAGGTGTTCGGATCGCACCAGGCATTAGGAGGTCATAGGGCAAGTCACAAGAACGTGAAGGGTTGTTTTGCATTGAATTGTGAGATGGTTGAGGATCATAATGGAAGCGGTGGTTGTGGCGGTGGTAGTGACGGTGGTCTGAAGGAGAATGTGGAGGATGATAGTGTTGATAATAAGATGTTGATGGTGTTAGGGCACAAATGCAGTATCTGTTTGAGGGTGTTCTCGAGTGGGCAGGCACTGGGTGGTCACAAGAGGTGCCATTGGGAGAAAGGGGAGGAAACGTTATCTTCATCAATGAATCAAGGAGGAGTACTTGCGACCAAGGAGGAAGCTTCTGGGTTGGACCTGAACTTGCCTGCTCCACTTGAAGATGAATCATCATCTTCTTATTCATTAGACCTCGCCGTCGATTTGAGATTGGGGCTTTGA